aaagcttttttttattataagatGACATTTCAGGACGGGCCGTATCCCTTTCGTAAGTTAAATACATACTTGAAACTGGGATGCTGTGCTGTCCTGAAATGTCATCTTATGTGGTGCAATAAAAAAAGCTGTTACATTTATCCTGAGTGCCTTGGAGTTTGCATAAAAGGGACAATTTTTTTACAAGCAACTAATCAGATGGCAATAGCAGCGAGAGGAgagaatttatatttataagcaGAGCATTCACTTCCCATGCAGAAAACCCAAacccaaacatacacacacatggaacgcccccccccccccccccatcaggcAGGGTATATTTCTTTCTGccaaaaaacagaaatgtatattATTCAACTTACACTGTTGATCCAGTCAATGTAAGCAGAGACTCTGGTGAACACGGTGGGCTTGAGGTAAGCATTACATCCCAGGGAGGACACGAAACTGGCAATGCCGTGAACTTCATATACACCATTGTTAGGGCAGTTGAGGGGTCCACCAGAATCTCCCTGTAATGGCACGAGATAAATAAAGGGGTTTCCAATCTAAAGCCTTTGTCTTTCAGATGTGGCTATGAGTTGTATTTCAAATTCTGAATTCAAACATTTAATTGTGCTGACATAAAACACTGTACATTGGCAAAGAGAATATATCAAGGGTATCATTTTAAATAGACTGGATATAAAGGGGGAACTCGCTTctaaatttaaaatgaaatgctGCTGACACTTCCATgttttttagttttgaaaaaaaaaatcctgttcatattttttctaaaacaaaatccTTCACCCCCATACTTCCTTGTCAAAATGTATACATCCATTTTCAATGGTTGATTTGGAGTGGGACCAACCCTGATGCCACAGGTCCGGCACTGGTAAGTGCTAGGGGGGTAAGGGAGTCTAATATCAAGAACTAGCAGGGTTTTTAAAGTGATACACACTGAAGTAGAAACCTAGAATGTGTTTCCAGACACAATGGAAGATTTCCAGACACAATGGGGATCATTTCTGAAAATGGTGCAGATACACACCAATTGTAAGCTAAGCCTTTGTTTTTTCAAATCTCCTGTTTAGTCACTGATGCTTATAACATAGGTGTCTGgacaatacaatttttatattgcTACTAATTATAAATACCTGCAGTATTTCGTACTGTAATGGCCAGCAGCATTGTATTGATTATTGGAGTCCAGGTCAGTATCCCCAGGTTCTATTTACTAAAATGCTTCTTTTGTTTTGGGGATATATCAATGTATTTAGGGATAGGAACCTTTTATTCCAATTCACCTTCCTGTACCCTGTTGCAGCTGTACGTTGAAAAGCAAAGAAACTGTTCCAGAGTCCATGGAAAGGATATATTCTAATTCTTGTTAGGAAAATTCAAGGTTAATGATCTTACATTGCATCCAGCGGTAACTCCATCACCACCAGCGCAAACCATGGAGGTCTTGACTGTGCTCCCCCAGTAGGAAGAAGTAGAGCAAGTTGCGTGGGCTACTGAAGGCAGAGGGGCCTGCTGCAGGATGGCGGGAAGTGGTCCATTGGCTGAAAGAAGAAAAATTAACATTGTACTAAATCTGAAAATAATCTGAAAATCCCTTGATGTATGTACTATAGTGATGGTTCGAGTAAGGGTAGGAGGATTACAATAATAGTTGGGTGGTGGTAATATGTAAAAGATAAAAGTAGCTGAATAAACGAGAAAGGGCAAAATATGGTAAAATGTTGTTTGTTAGGTGAATTAAACTTTCCACTTCAAAATTAGGAGACCAGTGGTTAATGTAATAAGTAGAAGGAGAAAGAGAGATCTTGCTGCCTGATATGTGCCTGCCCATCTCCATGAGAAATAAGGAGTTCTACCCTCTAAGATCCGTGcccagaaaatgtaaaatgaagcTCCTTTTTCTGTTTCTGAGGTGAAATCAATAATCTGGCAATAACCCAATGCTCAAATCAGAAAGTATTTAGAAACTCGATTTTGACCCAATTATGCATACAATGCTATTAGGATTATCTTTGTATAGACCTTCTGCATAATCGATTAATCCCTCAGCTAGAGGGCTGCAATAATCCATGAGCAAAGTGGTgccataacatacagtatatgtgtgtgtgcaaataTAACTCACCTATCCACTGGAAACCATTTACTGTAGTTATCTATGGCAAATGTAATGCCTAATATGCACTTAGTGATAAAAAGTAGATCTGTGCTTAGAAATATTCAGATAGGTAGTCAGGCCACCCTATGCTATAACCTTGGGTTAAACAAGCCTTTTAAAGGCCTTTCTGTCCTCTCAATTCAAAATTAGGGAGGAAAACTTACTGACAGTCCTGCCCCATCCAGTAATAATGCAAGGGGAATTGTGGGCCAGAATAGCTCCATTACTGGGGAGTGAAGCCAGTTGCACGTTACTGTTCAAGGAGGCACTGGAGGCCAGATACAGCAGAGCAATGTCCCATCTGCAATTCAGGGAATAAAAAGGGAGGGGAAACAAGGTGAGTTGATTGAAGGAGACAGAGCAAAACCCTAGGCTCTTATCATTATTGATTTTTTGGCCTGGGGGAGCCTTTTGTAGGGACTAAAGCAGATGTCAACTTTTCCCAGTAAGAAATTTCCCCATTTATTAAAAGCTGTTTTCAACAAGAATACTTTGTCCTGTGTTTTTTCAGGGTTACGCTATTTATCAGAActttttttgattttccatcagcaAATTTTTCTTAAGAAAACCATCCTTACTTTTGGTCACAAAAGTTGGTTGTCACAAATTGATTTGTCACAATGTGATCATGATATTAATTTATAAAGTTGCTAAAGGTGATCTATAGGGAAATGTTTGTTGGTTGAAGTCAAAAACCTTTTGATTTACCTTTTCACATAGGAAAAAATGGCTTAAATTAGTGTTATTGGCGATTGACCAATAATAGTAAATTTCAGGGAATTCTTTTCCCCTGGTAGGAAATAGGAGCAATGTTTGTTTCTAGGATGGGACTGCTCATACAATTCTACATCTATTTTCAATGTGATTAAAAAATTGTCTCTTACCCAGCTGCGACATTGTTTGGGTTCCAGTTGACGTGCTTGACAATTTTAGAAACAGCAATGATCTGCTCGGGGCCCTCGTTCACACTCAGGTTGTGCTCACCCAGTATCACACGGAAAGGTCCGGCCCTTTTGCCAAGAGTAGGAGAGAGTAGAACTATTGTTATTTTCAGGCTGCTGTCAAACTATGAGTAAACCACTTGCAAGGCTGCTCTGTCACAAGGCAGaaagtacagggctcctttgTGGCCTGCTCCCTCCAGTGCTCCCAAACTTGTGCATCTAAATGGCATGAAAATTAGAAGGTGGATAGGTGGAGGGTAGGGGAAACCTATGTGCCACCTCCTGTCTGCCCTCATGAATAAAGCATCTTCTGACCTTTGTGGGAAATGATAGAGCGATAAAAACATCAAGGCAAGTGACACAAAGACTGCTGATGCTCTGATACTATCAGATCAGTGACCGGGGAGGCAGGGGTACTGACTGGCCAATTAAAAAGACTTGCAAAGAGATAAATAACTAGGCCAAACATGGCCAACATGTGTTATAGTATAGGAAGAAACATTTCATTTATGAAAATTAAAGATACAGTGACAGTTTTGCTGTGCCTATATACCAACAGTTAAGCATCTCAGCAGAATGAATGGATTACATAGGATCTAGTGGGGGTTACCAAGGGAGATATATCTATGTTACCTGTCCACACAGTGAGCAGCTGTCAGGACTCTATCGGTGCGGATCAAGGAACCACCACAAGTATGGGAAAAGCCGCTGCCAGACTGGATCTGGAGTGAAATCTGGGCGAAGACAATAACATAATTAAAGGAACTAACTTAGCTAACTAAAGCATAAGGAAACAATAATGGCATTGCAACTGACCTTCCCACAACTGATCAAACATGCATAAAAGGAGATTGAGCAATGCAAATTCCCTAGCCCAGCATTTTCATTTGTAAAACTGGGTGAGGAAACAGTGGAAAGGGCAACTATTCCTTATATACAgtttacaatgtttttattatatttacatgTAACATGTGGTGATTTGGGATTGTCTCCAAGCAAAATCCCTGGTACAGTTTATGTCTAAGCCAGACAGACAAGCAGAGATAATAACTAATACAAGACTTTGTGGAATATACCAGCAACTCATGCTGCTTTGATATGTCTCAGAACAAGCCAAACATAAAGTCTCTGGGATTTCACTCGGTAAGCTAAAACAATTTAACAGAAACAACATTTAGAGTGGAAGATGAGAAAGAAATGTTATAGTTGCAGATCACCCAATGGCATCACTGACCTGCCATGGCCAAGAATTTGGGGAAGCATTAGTCCCTCCAACTACACGAGAATTTTCCTCCAGGAAACGGAGGTTTCCAGAACAATGTCCTGCAGTTAcaaaagagacaaaaaagttaTGAACTCACACataaattgttttatattgtttgttctagaaaaatataaagacagaaatgcttacaaagaaaaaaatttaaCTACAAATTTGACTCCTAAACCTTTTTGTTACCACTTGTAGAATGCTGCCCTGGGCAAGGTTTTTACATGTGTCTGGGATGTTCCAAAGAGGTAAATACACTAAAACACATTTCATCATCAAtaaacccaaaaacattttttctatgATGGATCCATGctagcttagttactatcaagtacagtactgtcctatcattacagagaaattaCATTTAAGCCAAAATGGAAGAATTGTATATATAGGGAACCAGGTAATGGCCTTGCTTATTTGACAGCTTTGTGAATAATAGGTTTgtgaataatagatccaatagatCCAATACCAAAACATGTTTTAGatattatggggcatatttattagtgGAGTACAGCAAGCAAAGCTTTTGTAAGTTTAGTAATTCTAATATTAAAAtaagtctttaaaaaaatatctacTGGTCTTGAGAACCACATAGAAGTGGTGTAATTGACTATGACTAGACACACTGTAAATGGCTCCAACTAATATATTACAGGGGTCTGTAAGTGAAGTCCATGCTTATTTTACAATATCCATTCTCGCCATTTAAGAGGTGCATGGGAACCCTAAAACTCATGGTTAATGTTAGCACGTATTTTCTTTCTTGCCCTCAAGTTCTATGGAGGTTTAGCTGGTTATCCTGTATAGGGAGAAGATTAATATTTCTGTAGCCCATGTACCAGTTTCTGTTGTGCACAATGAAATTTCATGACACAAGATCATATTAACATTACAATTTTATAAACAATAAACAATTATGACAATAAATAATGAGGATTCAGTGGATACAAAAAAAAACTCCCAGTAAGGTCTTAACATAGTATCAGAATGTAGTATGGCTTACCACCAAGGACCAATACAGCGAGTACCAGTAGTCTCAACATCTTGCTTCAGTGTCAGGTAAAAATGAATCCAAGAGCCCCTTTTTATTTAGTCCTCTGAaggcagctaaaaaaaatatgtcCATTAGGCAGAGAGGTGTGGGAACAACATTAGACTTTACAGGTGTACTGGGTTACAAATGTAGTAATGCTGGAAATAGAACAGTAAATACAGTATGAGTATTTGTAGGACAAGGACACAATTATCTGAAAATAAGTTACATATGGTTTGTATACTATTAGATTCTCCAAAAGCTCAGCACACATTGTACTACATGCAGTACAGGTGTGGGGTCCAGTATCCAATATACCTATCCAAGATTTTTCTATAAACAATATTATGCGTGTTTGAGATCTATCTATTAATATCACACTCATGGGAATTGCAATGCCAGCTTGGATAAAGGGGTTTCCTGGTAACAGACCCcagggggctgattcatcaaagtacgagttcaaatcccgaattgggtaaaattcggattagatacgataatttctgatgatcgcaaatatcacgaaaatgcttacgaaaaaatcatattagtcacggtaatatactgtaatattggcgaaccaaaagtcacaaaattttcgtatccgagcgggaaaacctttctgactttctgatccttctgtgcatgattttggaagcctcccataggactcaatggcactctgcagctccaacccggcccaaggaaagtctcccatagggctcaatggcactctgcagctccaacccggcccaaggaaagtctcccatagggctcaatggcactctgcagctccaacccggcctaaggaaagtctcccatagggctcaatggcactctgcagctccaacctggcccaaggaaagtctcccatagggctcaatggcactctgcagctccaacctggcccaaggaaagtctcccatagggctcaatggcactctgcagctccaacccggcccaaggaaagtctcccatagggctcaatggcactctgcagctccaacccggcccaaggaaagtctcccatatggctcaatggcactctgcagctccaacccggcccaaggaaagtctcccatagggctcaatggcaccctgcagctccaacccggcccaaggaaagtctcccatagggctcaatggcactctgcagctccaacccggcccaaggaaagtctcccatagggctcaatggcactctgcagctccaacccggcccaaggaaagtctcccatatggctcaatggcactctgcagctccaacccggcccaaggaaagtctcccatagggctcaatggcactctgcagctccaacctggcccaaggaaagtctcccatagggctcaatggcactctgcagctccaacccggcccaaggaaagtctcccatagggctcaatggcactctgcagctccaacccggcccaaggaaagtctcccatagggctcaattgcactctgcagctccaacccggcccaaggaaagtctcccatagggctcaatggcactctgcagctccaacctggcccaaggaaagtcttccatagggctcaatggcactctgcagctccaacctggcccaaggaaagtctcccatatggctcaatggcactctgccgct
This sequence is a window from Xenopus tropicalis strain Nigerian chromosome 2, UCB_Xtro_10.0, whole genome shotgun sequence. Protein-coding genes within it:
- the cela1.1 gene encoding chymotrypsin-like elastase family member 1 encodes the protein MLRLLVLAVLVLGGHCSGNLRFLEENSRVVGGTNASPNSWPWQISLQIQSGSGFSHTCGGSLIRTDRVLTAAHCVDRAGPFRVILGEHNLSVNEGPEQIIAVSKIVKHVNWNPNNVAAGWDIALLYLASSASLNSNVQLASLPSNGAILAHNSPCIITGWGRTVTNGPLPAILQQAPLPSVAHATCSTSSYWGSTVKTSMVCAGGDGVTAGCNGDSGGPLNCPNNGVYEVHGIASFVSSLGCNAYLKPTVFTRVSAYIDWINSNI